The following DNA comes from Luteolibacter flavescens.
GCATAGGTGCCGTACCACTGCATCGTCTCGGTAGGCTTCCACGCGAGATTCAGACGGGGCGAAACGGAGAAATTGTCGTAATCGGTCGGCGGCTCCTGGCCAAAGCGGCCGAGCGAGGCGAGACGATCGAGATAGGCTTGGTCGGGATCCGGGGTGATCTCCTGCCAATCCATTCTGAGCCCCGGAGTGATGAACCACTTCTCGTCCACCTTGATCTCATCCTGCAGGAAGAATCCCGTGCGGGTGGTATCCGTCGGGGCGAAGGACGTGCGGTTCACATCCTGCGGCGCTCCGGAGTCGAGGCGCGTGAAACGATTGGCTCCGGACTCAATGGAGAAATCCAGTCCCGCCATTCCCGCGTGAATCACGCGACCGCTGCCGAATTCCTTCCGGGCGACGGACGAGAATCCCAGGATGTCGGTATCAAAGCTGATGCGTTGCTGCCGGGTCCGATCCGTTCCCGGGATAGGCATCCCGCCGATCACCAGCGGGCTTGAAGCCGAGTCATTCTCGCTGACGGTGCCGGCATGCTGCCAATAGGCATGCGAATCGAGCTGATCGACCCATGCGGATTCGGACTGCGGAGTCCACTGCCACTTCAAGCTCGCACGCTGGCGATCGAGAAGCTGGTTGTTCAAAACGTATCGGTCGAAGACCGGGAAGTCGGAGGTGGCCGCGCTGCGGACATCGGTGAATGCCTCGCGTTCGAAAAGCTCAAGGGCAAGACGGAAGGTGTGATCGCCCTGCACGTGCTCGGCCTTCAGCAAGGCGGAGTTCGAAGTGAAGTCCGCGGGATTCGGCGGCTCCACGCCGTTGTTCGCAGTCTCTTCACCGTGGCGACCTGCATAAAGCAGCATTACGGAAGTATTGCCCGCTTTCACCGCACCGCCCACCTGGCCGGCGATGCTTTCGTTCGCGGAGAAATACTGGAGGCGCACCAGGCCACCGGCATTGCGGCCGGTGAGCATGGTCTCCGGATCGGGTGTGCTGAAGGCGACGACGCCGCCGAGGGCATCGCTGCCGTAGAGGGCGCTGGCACCGCCCTTCAACACTTCCACCAGATCAAACATTGCCGGATCGAAGTAATCCCGGCCAATGCCACCCGCGCCGTCCCCGCTGCCCATGTCGAATGACGTGGACACGTACTGGGGCGGCTGGCGGATGCCATCGAGCTCGATCGCGATGCGGTTACCTTCCGCACCACGGATATTGATACTGCCATAGCCGGATTGGCCGTAGCCAAAGGCACCGTCGCCACTCGAAAAGTCGAAGGGCAAGGACACCGTCGGGTCATACTTCGCGAAGCCGGAGAGATCCTGGCTGCCGGTGCGCAGCAGGTCCTCGGAATCGGCTCGCAGGGTCGTGCCCGATGCATCGATCCATCGTTGTTCGGTGCGGGTGCCGACGACGATCAGCTCACCGAGGTCATGGACCACGGAGCCGTCGTCTCCGGCGGCGGATACCTCCTCAGGATCCGCCGCCGGGGCCGATTGCAGCGCCATACCGATGGCGAACGTTACCTGGAAAACAATGGATCGGGACACGATGACGATGGCAAGGGGCGTGCGCTTATTGCGCGACGACGAAGGGCTTCAGGGTCTCGCGGATCTTGTCCACGGTCGGGCTCTTGCCTTCTTCGGCTTCGTCCACCATCTCGGAGACGAGGTCCTGGAGACGACCTTCGTCCGCCTTGGTCAGCACCTTGATGCTGCCCTGTGCCGGGGAAAGCTCGTCCCACACGTTGCGGACGTCCTTCCAGAAGGACTCGGTCTTGGTCCAGTAATCATTCGACTTGGCGAAGTCGTGGTCCTTCACGCGGATGTAGGGATTGAAGCCGACCTCGCGGACGAGCGGGTAGGAGGCGTCCTCGCGCTTCACCCACTTGGTGTTGTCCTGCTCGTGGAACCAGCCT
Coding sequences within:
- a CDS encoding TonB-dependent hemoglobin/transferrin/lactoferrin family receptor, with product MSRSIVFQVTFAIGMALQSAPAADPEEVSAAGDDGSVVHDLGELIVVGTRTEQRWIDASGTTLRADSEDLLRTGSQDLSGFAKYDPTVSLPFDFSSGDGAFGYGQSGYGSINIRGAEGNRIAIELDGIRQPPQYVSTSFDMGSGDGAGGIGRDYFDPAMFDLVEVLKGGASALYGSDALGGVVAFSTPDPETMLTGRNAGGLVRLQYFSANESIAGQVGGAVKAGNTSVMLLYAGRHGEETANNGVEPPNPADFTSNSALLKAEHVQGDHTFRLALELFEREAFTDVRSAATSDFPVFDRYVLNNQLLDRQRASLKWQWTPQSESAWVDQLDSHAYWQHAGTVSENDSASSPLVIGGMPIPGTDRTRQQRISFDTDILGFSSVARKEFGSGRVIHAGMAGLDFSIESGANRFTRLDSGAPQDVNRTSFAPTDTTRTGFFLQDEIKVDEKWFITPGLRMDWQEITPDPDQAYLDRLASLGRFGQEPPTDYDNFSVSPRLNLAWKPTETMQWYGTYAHGVRNPSAEELSMIFDHPPSGGNPAGSLTVPNTSLQEEQSDAFELGFKSEGDAGRFQASVFYTRYRDFIENGVPTGELDDEGRDIVTTMNRGEAEIYGFELGGMLEAGHFHDRLRGWQIGMSTGKSIGNNLTDDVPLNSVEPWKTAGFFGYEDPEGRFGARLSGIYSAAVTRVDDTTNQGTFFRPPSWFTLDLAAWWEPSETVAIHAGFNNILDEKYWSWGSVRRGNGHLGGSATTDRSTAPGRNFSLSVTKTF